A single genomic interval of Candidatus Aminicenantes bacterium harbors:
- a CDS encoding response regulator, translating to MPIRVLLADESPATARAIQSALPEPEFDVRAAVDGARAARALAEFKPDAVLASLGLPGRSGYEIGAMLREDPAARVVALVFLQGVTETLDVNRLSGLDHDGVVRKPFDSTALAGLVRRAVEKRREIPSLPEEPQVEIPREATPSDPASPTLGLEDTPLEKTLRRLVRDEIARAPWEEKMREIAAAEYRKRLVRELRRPDSPKK from the coding sequence ATGCCGATCCGCGTTCTGCTCGCCGACGAATCGCCCGCTACGGCCAGGGCCATCCAATCCGCCCTGCCCGAGCCCGAGTTCGATGTCCGGGCGGCCGTCGACGGAGCCCGGGCGGCGCGGGCCTTGGCCGAGTTCAAGCCCGACGCCGTCCTGGCCTCGCTCGGCTTGCCCGGCCGCAGCGGCTACGAAATCGGCGCGATGCTCCGCGAAGACCCGGCAGCGCGGGTCGTGGCCCTTGTTTTCCTGCAGGGGGTGACGGAGACCCTGGACGTCAACCGTCTGTCGGGGCTGGATCACGACGGCGTCGTGCGCAAGCCCTTCGATTCGACCGCCCTGGCCGGGCTCGTCCGGCGGGCCGTGGAAAAGCGGCGCGAGATCCCTTCGCTGCCGGAAGAGCCGCAGGTCGAAATCCCCCGCGAGGCGACGCCCTCCGACCCGGCCTCGCCGACCCTGGGCCTCGAGGATACGCCGCTCGAAAAAACTCTTCGCCGGCTCGTCCGGGACGAAATCGCGCGGGCTCCGTGGGAAGAGAAGATGCGCGAGATCGCCGCCGCCGAATACCGCAAGCGTCTGGTCCGTGAGCTGCGGCGTCCCGATTCGCCCAAGAAATAA
- a CDS encoding biotin--[acetyl-CoA-carboxylase] ligase yields MILVRLDSCPSTNDEAKRLARGGAAAGVAVVAGAQTAGRGTRGRVWQSPRGLGLYLSVILRPPIADLAGLPLRAARAVQDAVEETVGVRAAVEPPNDIVWDGRKLGGVLCESGFEGARLEFAIVGVGLNVNQTAADFPPDIADTAVSLRMATGRILAPDALIDPIRTRILII; encoded by the coding sequence GTGATTCTCGTCCGTCTCGATTCCTGCCCCTCGACCAACGACGAGGCCAAGCGTCTGGCCCGCGGCGGAGCGGCGGCCGGCGTCGCCGTCGTCGCCGGCGCGCAGACGGCGGGGCGGGGGACCCGCGGCCGCGTCTGGCAATCGCCCCGGGGCTTGGGGCTTTATCTATCGGTCATCCTGCGCCCGCCGATCGCCGACCTAGCCGGGCTGCCCCTGCGGGCCGCCCGGGCCGTGCAGGATGCCGTGGAGGAGACGGTCGGCGTCCGAGCCGCGGTCGAACCGCCCAACGACATCGTCTGGGACGGCCGCAAGCTGGGGGGCGTCCTGTGCGAGAGCGGGTTCGAAGGCGCGCGGCTGGAATTCGCGATCGTCGGCGTGGGCTTGAACGTGAATCAGACGGCGGCCGATTTCCCGCCGGACATCGCGGATACAGCCGTCTCCCTGCGCATGGCGACGGGCCGGATTCTCGCCCCCGACGCGCTGATCGATCCGATCCGGACGCGGATCCTAATTATTTAA